A portion of the Phocoena sinus isolate mPhoSin1 chromosome 9, mPhoSin1.pri, whole genome shotgun sequence genome contains these proteins:
- the RAB19 gene encoding ras-related protein Rab-19 isoform X1 — MRVHRWKPRGDRFQPHVARAMQFSSSARAADENFDYLFKIILIGDSNVGKTCVVRHFTSGVYTEAQQNTIGVDFTVRALEINGKKVKMQVWDTAGQERFRTITQSYYRSAHAAIIAYDLTRRSTFESVPHWIHEIEKYGAANLVIMLIGNKCDMWEKRHVLFEDACTLAEKYGLLAVLETSAKESKNIDEVFVLMARELMARHSLPLYGEGTLGSLPLDSSPVLTAPGPREKSQCTC, encoded by the exons ATGAGGGTCCACAGATGGAAACCTCGGGGAGATAGATTTCAACCCCAT GTGGCAAGAGCCATGCAATTCTCCAGCTCAGCCAGGGCAGCGGATGAGAACTTTGACTATTTGTTCAAGATTATCCTCATCGGGGATTCCAACGTGGGGAAGACGTGTGTGGTGCGGCATTTCACGTCCGGGGTCTACACCGAAGCGCAGCAGAACACCATTGGGGTGGACTTCACTGTGCGTGCCCTGGAGATCAACGGCAAGAAAGTGAAG ATGCAGGTGTGGGACACTGCAGGCCAGGAGCGCTTCCGGACCATCACCCAAAGCTACTATCGCAGTGCCCACGCGGCCATCATTGCCTACGACCTCACGCGGCGGTCCACGTTCGAGTCTGTTCCTCACTGGATTCACGAGATAGAGAAATACGGGGCGGCAAACTTGGTCATCATGCTGATTG GGAACAAATGTGACATGTGGGAAAAACGGCACGTCCTGTTTGAGGACGCCTGCACACTGGCTGAGAAATACGGCCTCCTGGCTGTCTTGGAGACGTCTGCCAAGGAGTCCAAGAACATCGATGAGGTCTTCGTGCTGATGGCCAGGGAGTTGATGGCACGCCACAGCCTGCCCTTGTACGGGGAGGGTACCCTGGGCAGCCTCCCCCTGGATTCCAGCCCTGTCCTCACGGCCCCGGGGCCGAGGGAGAAGAGCCAGTGCACTTGTTGA
- the RAB19 gene encoding ras-related protein Rab-19 isoform X2: MQFSSSARAADENFDYLFKIILIGDSNVGKTCVVRHFTSGVYTEAQQNTIGVDFTVRALEINGKKVKMQVWDTAGQERFRTITQSYYRSAHAAIIAYDLTRRSTFESVPHWIHEIEKYGAANLVIMLIGNKCDMWEKRHVLFEDACTLAEKYGLLAVLETSAKESKNIDEVFVLMARELMARHSLPLYGEGTLGSLPLDSSPVLTAPGPREKSQCTC; this comes from the exons ATGCAATTCTCCAGCTCAGCCAGGGCAGCGGATGAGAACTTTGACTATTTGTTCAAGATTATCCTCATCGGGGATTCCAACGTGGGGAAGACGTGTGTGGTGCGGCATTTCACGTCCGGGGTCTACACCGAAGCGCAGCAGAACACCATTGGGGTGGACTTCACTGTGCGTGCCCTGGAGATCAACGGCAAGAAAGTGAAG ATGCAGGTGTGGGACACTGCAGGCCAGGAGCGCTTCCGGACCATCACCCAAAGCTACTATCGCAGTGCCCACGCGGCCATCATTGCCTACGACCTCACGCGGCGGTCCACGTTCGAGTCTGTTCCTCACTGGATTCACGAGATAGAGAAATACGGGGCGGCAAACTTGGTCATCATGCTGATTG GGAACAAATGTGACATGTGGGAAAAACGGCACGTCCTGTTTGAGGACGCCTGCACACTGGCTGAGAAATACGGCCTCCTGGCTGTCTTGGAGACGTCTGCCAAGGAGTCCAAGAACATCGATGAGGTCTTCGTGCTGATGGCCAGGGAGTTGATGGCACGCCACAGCCTGCCCTTGTACGGGGAGGGTACCCTGGGCAGCCTCCCCCTGGATTCCAGCCCTGTCCTCACGGCCCCGGGGCCGAGGGAGAAGAGCCAGTGCACTTGTTGA